A window of Procambarus clarkii isolate CNS0578487 chromosome 69, FALCON_Pclarkii_2.0, whole genome shotgun sequence contains these coding sequences:
- the LOC138355797 gene encoding tigger transposable element-derived protein 7-like, producing MKIIYYSASKITPNEQLVIISQSSIHGIEGIKQKRKHLSIDQKVDLTEKAERGYSVTRLAQEFNIGKATICDIKKQKDNIKKFFAQTHAIGNRKTLKPAKYMDLDSSALTGNAFKETLWPSGLRKSIPGCKVKKERFSALLCCNADGSHRTTYAIVGKSANLRALKNCMIILPVIYYNTKNAWFTQITFEDWFQNHFCKEVKKQQINMCRIHPAEVKAMLLTDNAPAHPNAKLTSPDGKITCMALPPNTTSVVQPMD from the exons atgaagatcatatactattctgcgagcaaaataacaccaaatgaacaattggtgata ATATCTCAGAGCAGCATTCATGGTATTGAAGGtataaaacaaaagagaaaaCATTTGTCAATTGATCAGAAAGTTGACTTGACAGAGAAAGCAGAGCGTGGATACTCTGTCACTCGACTCGCCCAAGAATTCAACATCGGTAAAGCTACAAtttgtgatataaaaaagcagaaggataatattaagaaattCTTTGCTCAAACTCATGCAATAGGCAACAGGAAAACATTGAAACCTGCTAAGTATATGGATTTGGACTCATCT gctttaactggaaaTGCCTTCAAAGAAACACTTTGGCCTTCAGGCTTGAGGAAGAGTATTCCTGGTTGcaaggtaaagaaggaaagattttCAGCATTATTGTGCTGTAACGCAGATGGCAGTCACCGAACAACGTATgcaattgttgggaaatctgccaacctcagagcattgaaaaactgcatgaTCATACTGCCTGTCATCTACTACAAcacaaaaaatgcctggttcacaCAGATTACTTTTGAGGATTGGTTCCAAAATCACTTTTGTAAAGAAGTAAAAAAGCAGCAGATCAATATGTGCAGAATTCATCCTGCTGAGGTAAAGGCAATGCTGTTGACTGATaatgccccagctcaccccaatgctaaattaacatcgcctgatggcaaaataacatgtatggctttaccaccaaacactacatctGTAGTACAGCCTATGGATTAG